CTGTAGAGAAGGTTGCAGGCCTCCATCTGGACCGTGACAATTTTCACGTGAGGAGAACCCGCATCTATGAATTTCTCCGTAAATTTCTCGGGGCTATCAATCATTAGGTGTATATCCATCTGGGGCGGCGATTCCATCCGGGCAATCGCCTCCACTATGGGTATTCCTATGCTTATGTTCGGAACGAAATGTCCATCCATCACGTCCACGTGTATTAGATCGGCGCCCGCCTCGCAGACGGCGGTCACCTCGTCTTCAAGACGAAGATAGTCACACGAGAGTATCGAAGGAGCCAAGAGTTTTTTCATTTCATTTTCTCCGCAGAGTGCAAGTGGGATTTCTCTGTATTTTACCCGATACGAAACCCTCGGTTAACAAAACAATAGATTGTTGACAGAAAGGTCAGAATAATTATATTACTTGGACTTTTGAGGTCGCCTAATGCCCCCTAAAAACTTCATATTCACTTCAGAATCCGTAACGGAAGGCCATCCTGACAAGATTGCGGATCAGATATCAGACGCCATACTCGATGCCATGATCGAGCAGGACCCCGATAGCAGGGTCGCGTGCGAGACACTGATCACGACCGGCCTCGTGGTGATTTCGGCCGAGATAACGACAAAAGCCCAGGTCGACATAAGACAGACAGTAAGGGACACGATAAAAGAGATCGGCTATACGGACAGCGCGATGGGATTTGATGCGGAAACCTGTTCAGTCCTCCTCACGATCGACAAGCAGTCCCCGGACATAGCGCGTGGAGTCGACAAAGAAGAGGCCGAGGACAAGCAAGGGGCCGGTGACCAGGGGCTCATGTTCGGCTACGCGTGTGATGAGACTGAGGAATTCATGCCATCCCCCATACTCTACGCCCACAAGCTGGCAAAGCGTCTTTCTGAAGTAAGAAAAAACGGCACCCTGCCCTTTTTAAGACCCGACGGAAAAAGCCAGATCACCTTCAGGTACGAAAACGGAAAACCGGTCGGAGTAGACGCGGTGGTAATATCATCCCAGCACTCTGAAGACGTCTCAGAAGAGGACCTCCATGGAGGAATCAGGGAAGAAGTAATAAACCACTGTATGGGGAACCTTCTCTCGAATAACGCGAAAATTCATATAAACCCCACGGGGAACTTCGTAATCGGGGGTCCAATGGGAGATACCGGCCTTACTGGGAGAAAAATCATAGTCGATACCTACGGCGGATGGTCAAGACACGGCGGCGGGGCGTTCTCTGGAAAAGACCCGTCCAAGGTCGACAGAAGCGCAGCCTATATGGCAAGGTACGTGGCAAAGAACATAGTCGCGGCCTCCCTGGCTTCGCGCTGCGAAGTGCAGCTAGCCTACGCCATCGGAGTCCCGGACCCGGTTTCGGTAATGATCGACACGTTCGGCACGGCCGCCGTGGCGGAAGAGAAGATCTCAGAAGCAGTGAGGGAGATTTTCGATCTCACTCCCGAGGGAATAATATCGCATCTCGGACTAAGAAGACCCATCTACAGGAAAACCGCTTCCTATGGCCATTTCGGGAGAAACGAGGAAACTTTCTCATGGGAGAAGACAGACAGAGTCGCGGAGCTTAAAAAAGCCCTGGAGAACGCCTGAGCCGAAACACGCTCGGGGCTTCCGACCGCGAAAAAGCAACGGAGGAACAAATGGATTACCACGTAAAAGACTTAAAGCTTGCCCGCCAAGGGAAACTGAGAAGCGAATGGGCCGCACAGGAAATGCCCGTTCTAAAGCAGATAGAGGAAAGATTCAAGAAGGAAAAGCCGCTTAAGGGAGTAAGGGTCGCCGCGTGCCTTCACGTTACCACGGAAACCGGGAACCTCATGACCACCCTTAAGGCCGGAGGAGCAGAAGCCTACCTCTGCGCGTCAAACCCCCTAAGCACTCAGGATGACGTCGCCGCCCATCTCGTAAAGAACCATAAAATCTCCGTTTTCGCCATAAAAGGGGAAAACACCAGAACCTATTACAAGCACATAAACGCAGTGCTGGCCGCCCGCCCGCACGTAACCATGGATGACGGGGCAGACCTGGTATCGACGCTGCACACGGACCGAAAAGACCTGATAGACGACGTGATCGGGGGAACGGAGGAGACCACAACCGGAGTGATAAGACTCAAGAGCATGGCGGATGACGGAGTGCTTCAGTATCCGATAGTCGCCGTTAACAACGCGGATACCAAGCACCTTTTCGATAACCGCTACGGCACGGGGCAGAGCACTCTTGACGGAATCATACGCGCCACCAACAGGCTTGTCTCCGGCACGACCTTCGTAGTCGCAGGATACGGCTGGTGCGGAAAAGGGCTTGCCATGAGAGCCAGGGGACTGGGAGCGAACGTCATCGTGACCGAGGTTGAGCCGCTTGCGGGACTCGAGGCCACCATGGACGGATTCAGGGTAATGACGATGGAGAAGGCAGCGCCGCTTGGAGACTTCTTCTGCACCGTTACGGGCAACATACACGTCATAAGGAAAAAGCATTTTGAGAGAATGAAAGACGGGGCGATCGTAGCCAATTCAGGACACTTCAACGTGGAGCTTGATCTCGACGCCCTTGGCGAGATAACGACCTCGAAAAGAGCCATAAGGGAATACGTCGAGGAACATACGCTTAAAAACGGAAGAAGGATCAACGTTCTCGGCGGAGGAAGGCTCATAAACCTCGCCGCGGCCGAGGGGCATCCTTCAAGCGTGATGGACATGAGCTTCGCCAACCAGGCGCTCTGCTGCGAGTACATGGTGAAAAACGGAGGGACACTTGAGAACAACGTTCACGACGTCCCGGAGAAAATAGACAGCCTGATATCCAAGATAAAGCTTAAAACCCTGGGAGTCACCATAGACACCCTGACGGCCGAACAGAAGAAATATCTGAGTTCCTGGCAGGTCGGAACATAAGATTAATGGATGAGCACCTCGATTCGTTCCTTGTATATCTTACGATGAACAGGGGCCTTTCGAAAAACACCATTCAGTCATATTCAAGGGACATATCATCCCTCGTGGCCTTTCTAGACAAAAGGGGTATATCCGACCCCGCCGCCGTAACCGAAGACGAAATAGCCGCTTTTTTCGACCATCTCAGGAAAAAGAAACTCTCCCCGAGAAGCGTGGCGAGAAACATAGTTTCCATAAAGCAGTTCTTCAGGTTCCTTCTCACAGAAAGCGTCATAACCGAGGATCCGCTAAGAAACACGGTCTCTCCCAAGCCCGCAAAAACCCTCCCCCACACTCTCTCGCTGGAAGAGGTAGAGAGGCTCCTGCAAGAGCCCGAGGGAGGCAAGTCCGCAGAGGCGCTCAGGGACCGCGCGATGCTCGAGGTTCTCTACGCCACCGGGGTCAGGGTATCGGAACTGGTCTCACTTGAGCTCAACCGAGTCAATCTTGACCACGGCTACGTCATCACCCTCGGCAAAGGGAGCAAGGAGAGGATAGTTCCCATAGGCGGCGACGCCATCAGGAAAGTAAGGGACTACCTTTCAGACTCAAGACCGAAACTTCTTCGCGAAAGGAGTTCGGAGTACCTTTTCGTTACATCCAGAACCGGCTCCAGGATGAGCCGCCAGCGCTTCTGGCGCATGATAAAGAACTACGCCCTAGCCGCGGGCATACACTCCCACATAACCCCCCACGTGCTTCGCCACTCCTTCGCCACGCACCTGCTTGAGCGGGGGGCCGACCTGCGGGCAATACAGGCCATGCTCGGTCACTCGGACATATCCACGACCCAGATATACACTTATGTTGAAAAGGAGCGGCTTAAACGCATACACGAAAAATCTCATCCAAGAGCGTAAACTATCGACATGAACTACGAATTTCTCATAGTACTGGTCCCCGTAATCCTTTTTTCCCTTACCATACATGAGTACGCCCACGCGCTTGTGGCCTACAGGCTCGGGGACGACACGGCGAAGAGACAGGGAAGACTCTCGCTTAACCCTCTCGTTCACCTTGATGTTCTCGGAACCCTGCTGCTTTTCATCGTGCATTTCGGATGGGCAAAACCGGTTCCCGTTGACCCGAGGAACTTCAGGAACCCGAAAAAAGACATGCTTATGGTCGCGATTGCGGGCCCCATATCCAACATTCTGACCGCGATTGCGGCGGCTGTGATTCTAAAGGCCTTGTTTGAGAACTTCGCGGCCATACCCCCGGGAAGCGGGGCCGACGTTGCAGCGCGGATGCTCGTGTGGTTCATGTACATAGGGATAGTGCTTGCCGTTTTCAACATGATCCCCGTTCCGCCGCTTGACGGCTCGCGGGTGCTTTACGGGCTGCTTCCCGACAGTCTCGCCTACAGGTACGCAAGATTTGAAACTTACGGAATATTCATTCTTTTCGCCTTTTTCCTGTTCGGCGGGCAGTTCCTGGGTTACTTCATACGCGTTCCTGTGGTTATCTTTATACAGATGTGCAATTTCAGCCCGAGCGAACTTGAGATCGTGATCCGGGCGATGAACCCGTAGTGATTGCCGAGAGGAACGAAGAAATGGAAGACCCTCAGTCAGCCTACAGCGTACAGCTCGAGATATTCAACGGCCCTCTTGACCTGCTGCTTCACCTCATAAAGAAACACGAGGTGGACATCTACGACATACCCATCGCGCTCATAACCGAGCAGTACCTTGAATATCTTGAGTTCCTAAAGGACGTGAACCTCGAGATCGTCGGGGACTACATGGCCATGGCGGCCGAACTGGGGTACATAAAGTCGAGGATGCTTCTTCCCAGGATAAAGGAGGAAGGCGAAGAGGAGGAAGAGGATCCCAGGGAGGAACTCGTAAGGCGCCTGCTTGAGTATGAGAAGTACAGAAGCGCGGCGACGGAGCTCGGGGGGATGGAAATTCTCGGAAAAGACGTTTTCCTGGCGGGTTACGACCGCAGGGAAATGTTCGGAGAACCGGAAGAAGAGACGGAATTCGTGAAATTCGACCTCTGGTCCCTGGTGGACACCTTCTCTAAGATATGCGAGGACAGGGAGAAGGCCGAGACAAGGGAAATATCCCTTGCTCCGCAGACTTACACCGTTGATGAAAGAAAAAACCAGGTAATCGAGATAATGAGAAGGGAAAAAGAGGTTCTCTTCGGGGATCTTTTCGAAGGGGATAAAAACCGCATGAATCTCGTGGTAACCTTTCTCTCGATACTGGAGCTGCTGAAAGACGGCATCCTGGATGTTTTTCAGCCGACCTTCGAAGAACCCATAAAGATAATTCTGAGGGAAGAAGATGGACGATAGAAGTTCTCTTGAAAATATAATAGAATGCTTGATATTCGTTTCTAAACATCCCCTAACCATTCAGGAAATTTCCGAGTTCCTGAAGGATGTCGAGAAAAAAGAGATAACCGACGCCCTAAGCGAACTCCAGGGGCGCTGGGAGGAGATGGGGCGAAGTTTCATCCTAAGCAGCGTCGCCGAGGGATATCAGTTCAGGACCCGTCCCGAGTATTCGCAATACATAGTCGAGTTTAACAAGGAAATAAAGAAGTTCAGGCTCTCGAAAGCCTCCCTCGAAGTGCTTGCCATTATGGCTTACGAGCAACCCGTTACGAAGATCGAGGTTGAAAAAATAAGAGGGGTGGACTGCTCAAGCAGCGTAAGCATGCTCCTTGATAGAAGATTCATCGAGATTGCGGGAAGAAAAGAAGTCCCGGGAAAGCCTTTTCTCTACAAAACCACAAATCTTTTCCTTGAGACATTCGGCCTTAAGAGCCTGAAGGACCTGCCTACAGTAAAGGAAATTGAGAAAATTAAGGAAGATCTGAAAGAATCCGGATGACTGACACGCCCTACCTTGCCTTGGCTTGCTTGGCAAACAGGTATCAGGTGCCTCTCGCCTTTTCCTCCGTCGCATTAACATAGTCTCGCAGCAATACTTTTGCCACGTCGATTTCATAATTGAGTACGCACTCAATCGCTTCGGTCAGAAGTCCGATGCGGAATTCAGGGTCTCTAATCGCACGTTTCTTTACGATCTTCCTGAAGCTACGCGTTAATGCCATTGTTTGCAACCTCTTTTTTGAGTTTCAGATAAATTCTCAGGATTCCGTGTTTTCTCAAAATCCTCTTTACCTTGGGAGTATAGCTAGCCACTAAGTTGCGTGTGTATAATGCAGAGATTTTACTATAAAAGGCAAGGGAGTTTCTTTGGGCATTTTGCTTGAAGCAAAGACAGAGTGTGTAGCTTTCGTTTCCCGATCTACCGCTAGAACTTCAGGAATGATCACAGACAGCTTCCTGCTTAACTCTTCAAGGGTCGGAGCCTCGGCCATTGCTCCTTGAATGGAAGTTTTCGAAGTGTACCAAACTCCGGCTTCCTCATCCCAAGAAACTTCAAAAACTAGATTCTCCATTTAGATTTGCCCTCCTGAAATGCAGTTAAACAACCGGTCCACTTTTACTTTGGAAGGATATATCAATCCTGGAAAGAAAATCAAGTTGGGGTTGCTGGAACAATCTGGGTCGCGGTCTGTACTACGGTCTGTATAGCTGGGTCAATCTCTATAAGGATAATCAGGGGGACAATTATATAATTTTTTCGGAATTACTAAGATAATTAGATAGATTCACCTCCCTAATTATTCCCATCCCCACAAGTATAACAAATGTGTAATGGGTTCTTTGCAGTTCTGACTGGAGATTGATAAAATGGAGGAATGGAAGATTGGAAATTTCACAGTTTAGTTGTGGTTATTATCGGTTCGGTGGGAGGTTTTATGTCAATGTTTCCTTCTGAATACATAGTTTCGCTCCCAATAATTATGGGATTTATATTAAGCTTCATTATACTGGCTTGGCCTGAGTATGAAGAAGTAGAACGCATTTACAATCCTGATGCTGAACCCTATGCTAGGCGACCTGCTAAGGGAAAAGCCGCATGGCAACAACTCAGGGCAGCTTTGTTGAAAGGTGGGTGGAAGACCGAGAAAATTAAAAGGAGAAAGAGGTAAACAGCATTAGTCCTCTTTTTCAACAAACTTATCTAGACACTCTTTCGCCTGGTTCTTACACTCCACTATATAGTCCCCTAATGGAATGCCCACACTAAGGGATACCGCAGCTAGAAGGCATTTCTTACTTGTCATTGCAGGGCAGTATTCAGGCAGCTTCAAAATGGTTTCCTTAGCTTTCTCCATATCTTCATCAGAAGGTATGTAGCCAATTCGTTCGCAGTATTCTGAAAAGAGACGACTTTTGGCATCCGCAATATATTCACTTGCTTTAGTGTAGTAGCTTTTTTCTTCTGCGGTTTCTTCTGCTTTAGAATAAGGGGAGGAGATGGGTAGTAGAAACAGAAAGAGGATGAGAATTGTTTTCATTTATTTTATGGGGAATTATATCGAAAGGTCACAATTCAACGGTTTTTAATTCAGCAAAGATGTCTTCTAACACACTCGCAATATAGTCAAGGCTATTTTATAAATCTTTTTACATATCAAGTCTGACTTCATCAAACGAGAATTTCTGTTTGATGGTTTCAAGGATTTTTTTCTTTTCTTCCTCGGAAAGATTTTCTCCCGTGTTTAGATGAAAAGACTGCTCAGAGAGAATCAGAGTTCCTATCTCCTTAATAGGTTCTGGTTCCCCCGCTAGGGACATAGAAAGGCGAACTTTCCCCTTGATTATCTTCCACCCTAGTCCTGATTTGGCAGGAACTAAGTCTATAAAAACTGTTTTCTTCTCACTCATCGACTACCCTCTTTTTGTGGAATGTGAGTCTCCACAGAGAACAGTGTATATAAACTAGGACTGGTTAGTCAAAACCTCTTAATCAATGTGACCTTTCTCGATATAATTCCCATTTTATGGATGGTAGGGTATCCCCGAGGCCACCTAGGATTTACGCCTCGGCTTTTGTCATAATGTAACGACTGCCTTCTTGTCGCTGGTAACCCAACCTTCGTCCTCGGCAATTTTGACTAGCTCTTTCCATCTAACCGGCCTCATGGAGAAATTCCCCTAATTGCTCCTTAACCAAGTAAGCGGGAATGGATCCTTCGACGGAAAAATCATCATTTTTGCGAGAATCGATTGAGAAGGAAAAATTGTCTTTCGGTATTTCTTCCGGTGCCAGTTCTCTGATTGCGATAAAGTTGGATCTCGGCAATGGGTCGTTTTTCACATCCCAAGAGGACTTGTCAAAACCCAGTTCCCCAAGTGCTTCATTAAGAACATTGCGATCAATGCAAGACTCAAACCAAAGACTAACCGCTTCCTGTATGGCTACTAAAACTCCTCTTCTTGTCGGAGCTTGTGTTACAAGATCAAGACTAGGACACTTTGCTGACCACGCTTTACCGTCCTTGCGAAGCCAGATGTCGAATTTTACAATGTAAACAGCAGTTTTTTCCATTCCTAAACCTCCTCAAAGGGGTTAGAAGTACAAGCCACAATCAACCTCGAGAAATTTATAAAATCCCCCTTTTTGTTGTCAATCGGATGACAAGAAAGTGGCTCATGTCTTAGAGAGGTAATCTAGAACCTCTTTTTCCTTCTCCCGCATTGTCTCCCTTTCCTTTTTCTTCTTGTGGTCGAACCCAAGCAGGTGAAGAACTGCATGGACTATAAGCAAACGCAGTTCTTCTTCAATTGCGATCTCAAGCCTCCGGGAGTGACGGAGGGCCGCCTGGTAGGATATCACTATATCACCCAGAAGATCGGGATTTACATCGCTTTTCTGCGGAAAGCAGAGAACATCCGTAGTCGTGTCAATCTGTCTGTATTGCCTGTTAAGCTCCCTCATGTCCCCGTCGCTCACAAGTGAGACGCAGAGCTCGCTTCGGGCGGAGAGATCAAGATACGCAAGTATTTCCTCAACCAAGGACACAAGTTGTTCCCTAGCGGGAACGTCAATGAACCCCTCCCTGTCCACTATGGATATTTCCATTTTCACCCCTCCTTACAGGACGGCACCTGCCTCGCTCAGGCGAAAGAAAATCAGGGAAGTATAATATGTGCAAGGAAAGACGAATATCAGGCTGTCGAACCTGTCAAGCACCCCGCCATGTCCGGGAATCAGGGAGCCGGAATCCTTTACCCCCGCCCCTCTTTTTATAGTGGATTCGAAAAGGTCTCCCGCAACCGCGGCCGCGGCTATTATTACCGCGTAAAGAACCACCCAGAGAGAAGGAAGAGGGCTGCTGAATATGAAATTCACCACGAAGGCGCTTACGACCGAAACAAAGAATCCCCCGATGAGCCCCATCACGGTCTTGCCCGAGCTTATATGACTGGCCAGCTTCTTTTTCCCGAAAGCCTTTCCGAAGGAATACGCTCCGGCGTCATTAAGAAAAGTGCAGGAAACCGCAAGCACCACGAGGAAAAAGCCGACATCCCCGGGACCCCCGTTGAAGAAACCGTAGTCCCCCAGGTCCACTCCACCCGAGACATTTCTCAGCAACACCCCGTGGGCAAGCATCCAGCCGAAATATATAAGCGGCAGAAGGGTCATGCCAAGGTCCTGCAGGCAGTCGCTGAAGTCCTTTTTGCGGAATTCGAGTATTATGGAGAGAAATATCAGAAAGGTGAAAAAAAGGCTCATTAGCATGAAGTCGAAAAACGCGCTTATGATCAGAAGCAGGGAAATGGCCGTGATATAAATCTTTCTCGACTTCCGGATATCCGGATCCGCAAGCGCGAAGAACTCAATGGAGCACAGGGCCGCAATCAGACACATAAGGGCGAGATAATACACTCCCCCGTGGTAAAATATGAGAAGAAGTATTGGTACGGCCACAACGGCCGTAATGATTCTCATGATCAGATTTCTGCTTTCTGTCATACTGCGTCACACTTACGTGAAATCGCATAAAAATTAAACGATAAAGCAATCAATGCAAATAACGCCACTTTACTCAGACATCGGCCGGCCGATGAAAATTCTCGTTCTTGCCTCGGGCAGAGGAACAAACTTCGAGAAAATACACTCAAGGCAGATGGAACTTGAGCAAAACGGCGGAAAAAACTATGGAGCCATAGAGCATGTCTTTTCAAATGACCCCGAGGCCCCGGTTCTCGCAAAGGCGAAAGCGCTAAAGATCGAAATCTCCTCCATAAGTTCCGAGAAATTCTTCGAAGGTCTTGGGAAGCCCCCTTCGGATGAAGGCGGACGGATTCTTTACGATTCGGCAGTGATTTCGCATATCGAAGGGCTTTTTGAGCCCGATCTCGTGGTATTGGCGGGATACAGAAGAAGGCTTAGCCGTCTGTTCACCGAAAGGTTTGCAAACAGAATATTAAACCTCTACCCGGGAGACACAACAAAGAACTACCTCGTAAGAGGCAAAATCGCGTGCGTCCAAGCATTAGAGAGCGGGGAGAAAACCATAAGATGCACCGTCTACCTTGAAAACAACCCCGAAACAAGGTTCGGAACCGTGATCGCCCAGTCAGCCGATATATCCCTTGAGGACTTCGCCGTCGGGGACGTGGAGGCGATGGAGGAGAAAATCAGAGAACAGGGAGAATGGAAGCTGTTTCCCTTCGTGGTCCATGACCTGATCGCAAACGCAAGGGTGGCAATTGACGAGAAAAACAGTATTTACGTTGACGGTCAACGGACAGATGAAAGAGGCTTTTCGTTATCGCCCTGAAATCAGATGCCTCCGTCT
Above is a genomic segment from Candidatus Dadabacteria bacterium containing:
- a CDS encoding segregation/condensation protein A gives rise to the protein MIAERNEEMEDPQSAYSVQLEIFNGPLDLLLHLIKKHEVDIYDIPIALITEQYLEYLEFLKDVNLEIVGDYMAMAAELGYIKSRMLLPRIKEEGEEEEEDPREELVRRLLEYEKYRSAATELGGMEILGKDVFLAGYDRREMFGEPEEETEFVKFDLWSLVDTFSKICEDREKAETREISLAPQTYTVDERKNQVIEIMRREKEVLFGDLFEGDKNRMNLVVTFLSILELLKDGILDVFQPTFEEPIKIILREEDGR
- a CDS encoding site-2 protease family protein, translating into MNYEFLIVLVPVILFSLTIHEYAHALVAYRLGDDTAKRQGRLSLNPLVHLDVLGTLLLFIVHFGWAKPVPVDPRNFRNPKKDMLMVAIAGPISNILTAIAAAVILKALFENFAAIPPGSGADVAARMLVWFMYIGIVLAVFNMIPVPPLDGSRVLYGLLPDSLAYRYARFETYGIFILFAFFLFGGQFLGYFIRVPVVIFIQMCNFSPSELEIVIRAMNP
- a CDS encoding DUF1902 domain-containing protein, which produces MENLVFEVSWDEEAGVWYTSKTSIQGAMAEAPTLEELSRKLSVIIPEVLAVDRETKATHSVFASSKMPKETPLPFIVKSLHYTHAT
- the xerD gene encoding site-specific tyrosine recombinase XerD is translated as MDEHLDSFLVYLTMNRGLSKNTIQSYSRDISSLVAFLDKRGISDPAAVTEDEIAAFFDHLRKKKLSPRSVARNIVSIKQFFRFLLTESVITEDPLRNTVSPKPAKTLPHTLSLEEVERLLQEPEGGKSAEALRDRAMLEVLYATGVRVSELVSLELNRVNLDHGYVITLGKGSKERIVPIGGDAIRKVRDYLSDSRPKLLRERSSEYLFVTSRTGSRMSRQRFWRMIKNYALAAGIHSHITPHVLRHSFATHLLERGADLRAIQAMLGHSDISTTQIYTYVEKERLKRIHEKSHPRA
- the ahcY gene encoding adenosylhomocysteinase, whose amino-acid sequence is MDYHVKDLKLARQGKLRSEWAAQEMPVLKQIEERFKKEKPLKGVRVAACLHVTTETGNLMTTLKAGGAEAYLCASNPLSTQDDVAAHLVKNHKISVFAIKGENTRTYYKHINAVLAARPHVTMDDGADLVSTLHTDRKDLIDDVIGGTEETTTGVIRLKSMADDGVLQYPIVAVNNADTKHLFDNRYGTGQSTLDGIIRATNRLVSGTTFVVAGYGWCGKGLAMRARGLGANVIVTEVEPLAGLEATMDGFRVMTMEKAAPLGDFFCTVTGNIHVIRKKHFERMKDGAIVANSGHFNVELDLDALGEITTSKRAIREYVEEHTLKNGRRINVLGGGRLINLAAAEGHPSSVMDMSFANQALCCEYMVKNGGTLENNVHDVPEKIDSLISKIKLKTLGVTIDTLTAEQKKYLSSWQVGT
- the metK gene encoding methionine adenosyltransferase, translated to MPPKNFIFTSESVTEGHPDKIADQISDAILDAMIEQDPDSRVACETLITTGLVVISAEITTKAQVDIRQTVRDTIKEIGYTDSAMGFDAETCSVLLTIDKQSPDIARGVDKEEAEDKQGAGDQGLMFGYACDETEEFMPSPILYAHKLAKRLSEVRKNGTLPFLRPDGKSQITFRYENGKPVGVDAVVISSQHSEDVSEEDLHGGIREEVINHCMGNLLSNNAKIHINPTGNFVIGGPMGDTGLTGRKIIVDTYGGWSRHGGGAFSGKDPSKVDRSAAYMARYVAKNIVAASLASRCEVQLAYAIGVPDPVSVMIDTFGTAAVAEEKISEAVREIFDLTPEGIISHLGLRRPIYRKTASYGHFGRNEETFSWEKTDRVAELKKALENA
- a CDS encoding phosphatidate cytidylyltransferase produces the protein MRIITAVVAVPILLLIFYHGGVYYLALMCLIAALCSIEFFALADPDIRKSRKIYITAISLLLIISAFFDFMLMSLFFTFLIFLSIILEFRKKDFSDCLQDLGMTLLPLIYFGWMLAHGVLLRNVSGGVDLGDYGFFNGGPGDVGFFLVVLAVSCTFLNDAGAYSFGKAFGKKKLASHISSGKTVMGLIGGFFVSVVSAFVVNFIFSSPLPSLWVVLYAVIIAAAAVAGDLFESTIKRGAGVKDSGSLIPGHGGVLDRFDSLIFVFPCTYYTSLIFFRLSEAGAVL
- a CDS encoding formyltransferase family protein, encoding MKILVLASGRGTNFEKIHSRQMELEQNGGKNYGAIEHVFSNDPEAPVLAKAKALKIEISSISSEKFFEGLGKPPSDEGGRILYDSAVISHIEGLFEPDLVVLAGYRRRLSRLFTERFANRILNLYPGDTTKNYLVRGKIACVQALESGEKTIRCTVYLENNPETRFGTVIAQSADISLEDFAVGDVEAMEEKIREQGEWKLFPFVVHDLIANARVAIDEKNSIYVDGQRTDERGFSLSP
- the scpB gene encoding SMC-Scp complex subunit ScpB, yielding MDDRSSLENIIECLIFVSKHPLTIQEISEFLKDVEKKEITDALSELQGRWEEMGRSFILSSVAEGYQFRTRPEYSQYIVEFNKEIKKFRLSKASLEVLAIMAYEQPVTKIEVEKIRGVDCSSSVSMLLDRRFIEIAGRKEVPGKPFLYKTTNLFLETFGLKSLKDLPTVKEIEKIKEDLKESG
- the ybeY gene encoding rRNA maturation RNase YbeY; translated protein: MEISIVDREGFIDVPAREQLVSLVEEILAYLDLSARSELCVSLVSDGDMRELNRQYRQIDTTTDVLCFPQKSDVNPDLLGDIVISYQAALRHSRRLEIAIEEELRLLIVHAVLHLLGFDHKKKKERETMREKEKEVLDYLSKT